From Shewanella yunxiaonensis, the proteins below share one genomic window:
- a CDS encoding DUF5677 domain-containing protein, giving the protein MFEEILKHVKEQLDENSESYELSELLERSSLYLYELMSASEDENVKELKLISEEFKKRNYLRWKDGFQKLEMLRQISIEAGMEFQKHFLSIPEYETDPLLGVLMRQHANACRIVGEIILLLKGGYPDGALARWRSLFEISVTCLVINKYGRDAAKDYIRHGRVKAVEGMEEYQKTAKEMNLQPYDENEISAAIALKEEISEGETHFHWARKYAGVSKLEKLREDVGLGKWSHNYKLASRNVHADYSEMLSLFAMSEAKQDMLLVGQSNSGMVEPAHMTAITLAQITSAFLTAHIHEDNELDYTNSTLFLMLIQRYVDAVGESFLKCSNKSQTQSNKPLNTDTASDAG; this is encoded by the coding sequence AAACTCTGAGTCTTATGAGCTTTCAGAGCTATTAGAAAGAAGTTCTTTATACCTTTATGAGCTAATGAGTGCTTCTGAAGACGAAAATGTAAAAGAGCTTAAATTAATCTCTGAAGAATTCAAGAAAAGGAACTATCTGAGGTGGAAGGATGGTTTTCAAAAACTAGAGATGCTTCGTCAAATTTCAATTGAAGCTGGCATGGAGTTTCAAAAGCATTTTTTGTCTATTCCCGAATATGAAACCGACCCATTGCTTGGCGTTTTAATGCGCCAGCATGCCAATGCTTGCCGTATTGTAGGGGAAATAATTCTGCTCCTAAAAGGGGGGTATCCTGATGGTGCTCTTGCAAGATGGCGCTCATTATTCGAGATTTCGGTTACTTGTTTGGTTATTAACAAGTATGGACGTGATGCCGCTAAAGATTACATTCGTCACGGACGAGTTAAGGCTGTTGAGGGGATGGAAGAGTACCAAAAGACAGCAAAAGAGATGAACCTTCAACCATATGATGAAAATGAAATATCGGCTGCTATAGCTTTGAAGGAAGAAATATCAGAAGGAGAAACACATTTTCATTGGGCTAGAAAATACGCAGGAGTTTCAAAGCTTGAAAAATTACGCGAAGATGTTGGGTTAGGGAAATGGTCTCACAACTATAAATTGGCAAGTAGGAATGTGCATGCTGACTACAGCGAAATGTTGTCATTGTTTGCAATGTCTGAAGCAAAACAAGATATGTTGTTAGTTGGTCAATCGAATTCTGGAATGGTTGAACCAGCACACATGACAGCTATAACCTTAGCGCAAATCACGTCGGCATTTTTAACAGCACATATCCATGAAGATAATGAGCTTGATTACACTAATTCAACATTGTTTCTGATGCTGATTCAGCGTTACGTTGATGCTGTCGGGGAGTCATTTCTAAAATGCTCAAATAAATCACAAACACAATCTAACAAGCCACTAAACACAGACACCGCAAGCGACGCAGGTTAG
- a CDS encoding IS3 family transposase (programmed frameshift) translates to MERIEIITGEQRRRRYTPQEKAKFVAMTMQPGYSVSLVARQNGITPSLLFKWKKLMQDGGMSAIQSGDEVVSAADHKALQKKVKQLEQLLGRKTMETEILKEALENSPVKKVDIAHAIATTGRFPVLRVAAALGVSRSNLYQRLSVRREGRSVRYNKADDALLLPLIIDICEERESNGYRRITAHLNRQLKAEQHVITRVNPKRVYRLMQQNNLLLRKHTGRVSEHRAHDGQVITLHPNTRWCSDGFEITCWNKEKVRVAFSLDCCDREIMSYVATTTGIRADMVQDILVESMEQRFGDVRELPHTVEWLTDNGSCYIAEETRQFAKSLGFKVCTTPVRSPQSNGMAEAFVKTFKRDYVYLNDRPDAATVLAKLAEWFDDYNNYHPHSGLKMMSPREYRALKVAS, encoded by the exons ATGGAACGTATTGAAATTATTACTGGCGAACAACGTCGCCGTCGTTATACTCCGCAAGAAAAAGCAAAGTTCGTTGCCATGACTATGCAGCCGGGCTATTCGGTTTCGCTGGTTGCCAGGCAAAACGGCATAACCCCGAGTCTATTGTTTAAGTGGAAAAAGCTCATGCAAGATGGTGGTATGTCTGCTATCCAGTCTGGTGACGAAGTCGTCAGTGCTGCAGACCATAAGGCGCTTCAAAAGAAAGTGAAACAGCTTGAGCAGTTGCTCGGCCGTAAAACGATGGAAACCGAAATTCTAAAAGAGGCGCTGGAGA ATAGCCCAGTCAAAAAAGTTGATATCGCGCATGCCATTGCTACCACCGGACGATTCCCTGTCCTCCGAGTAGCTGCGGCTCTTGGCGTGTCGCGTTCGAACTTATACCAACGTTTGTCCGTGCGCCGAGAAGGCCGCTCAGTACGCTACAACAAGGCTGATGATGCGCTGTTATTGCCGTTAATAATCGACATCTGCGAGGAGCGTGAAAGCAACGGCTATCGCCGGATTACTGCGCATTTAAATCGCCAGTTGAAAGCAGAGCAGCATGTAATTACGCGAGTGAATCCAAAACGCGTCTATCGCCTGATGCAACAAAACAACTTGCTGTTACGCAAACATACCGGTCGTGTAAGTGAGCACCGCGCTCATGACGGTCAGGTTATTACGTTGCACCCAAACACTCGCTGGTGCTCAGATGGCTTTGAAATAACGTGCTGGAACAAAGAAAAAGTGCGCGTGGCATTTAGCTTAGATTGCTGTGATCGTGAAATTATGAGTTATGTAGCCACAACGACGGGTATCCGCGCTGACATGGTTCAAGACATTTTGGTTGAAAGCATGGAACAGCGCTTCGGAGATGTCCGAGAGTTGCCACATACCGTCGAATGGTTAACCGATAATGGCAGTTGTTATATCGCCGAAGAAACACGGCAGTTCGCCAAGTCACTCGGTTTTAAGGTGTGCACGACGCCAGTTAGAAGCCCGCAAAGCAATGGCATGGCAGAAGCTTTCGTGAAGACGTTTAAACGAGATTATGTATACCTGAACGACCGTCCAGACGCAGCCACGGTGCTTGCAAAGCTCGCTGAATGGTTTGACGATTACAACAATTACCACCCACACAGTGGATTGAAAATGATGTCACCTAGAGAGTATCGAGCTCTTAAAGTGGCGAGTTAA